The Allorhodopirellula heiligendammensis genome includes a window with the following:
- a CDS encoding EamA family transporter: MTWMGLTLISASLLGFYDVAKKVAVRGNAVPIVLLLSVCVGAAIWSALLSLQWMVPQADWPSWLRVDTIDGWGHVALAAKSVLVGASWTLAFHALKELPLSIAAPIRSTSPLWTLFIAITFLGERPAPMQWLGIAMVLGSFWALSVVGAQEGIRFRSDRAVWWMIAATILGAFSSVYDKILLQEFAYSPATVQAWFTIYLVPVMLPMAIRWYRERDSGGPKAKVRFQFRPSILLISPLLLAADLAYFTALSDPHALLSVISPLRRGSVIVTLIAGSRMRGELNLRRKIVCVLGILAGVVLLMLGE, translated from the coding sequence ATGACATGGATGGGGTTGACGCTGATTTCTGCGTCGCTGCTGGGGTTCTACGACGTCGCCAAGAAGGTTGCCGTCCGCGGCAACGCGGTGCCGATCGTATTACTGTTGAGTGTATGCGTCGGTGCAGCGATCTGGTCGGCCCTGCTGAGCCTGCAATGGATGGTGCCCCAGGCGGACTGGCCGAGTTGGCTGCGTGTCGACACGATTGACGGTTGGGGACACGTGGCTCTCGCGGCGAAATCGGTACTCGTCGGTGCCTCGTGGACGCTCGCGTTTCACGCCTTGAAAGAACTCCCGCTCTCGATTGCCGCGCCGATTCGATCGACGAGCCCGCTATGGACATTGTTCATCGCGATCACCTTTCTCGGCGAACGACCGGCGCCGATGCAGTGGCTGGGCATCGCGATGGTGCTCGGATCATTTTGGGCTCTGTCCGTCGTGGGCGCGCAGGAGGGGATTCGCTTTCGCAGTGATCGCGCCGTGTGGTGGATGATCGCAGCCACGATTTTGGGCGCGTTCAGTTCGGTGTACGACAAAATCCTGTTACAGGAGTTTGCGTATTCTCCGGCAACGGTACAGGCGTGGTTCACCATCTATCTCGTACCCGTGATGCTGCCCATGGCAATCCGTTGGTATCGCGAACGAGACAGTGGCGGCCCGAAGGCGAAGGTCAGGTTTCAGTTTCGGCCATCAATTTTATTGATCAGCCCTCTGCTGTTAGCGGCCGACTTGGCTTACTTCACGGCCTTGTCCGACCCCCACGCACTCCTGTCGGTAATCTCGCCGCTACGGCGTGGCAGTGTGATCGTGACACTGATCGCGGGCAGTCGCATGCGTGGGGAGCTGAACCTGCGGCGTAAAATCGTATG